Proteins from one Coffea arabica cultivar ET-39 chromosome 8c, Coffea Arabica ET-39 HiFi, whole genome shotgun sequence genomic window:
- the LOC113706600 gene encoding B3 domain-containing protein Os04g0386900-like has product MSGPLVQPVHGIVKEEPFSILPYIDEKPCLDAMNMTSVANRERLNFQPGSSSRTAEVDDTEYYTISGTRPYFDVILSRTHVTPPYRLNLPTRMVSELPSKLVPMVLTSCGKTWETFYHGRGRGSTKRFGWKRFVIDNDLRMGDCCFFELMECSTTKIVFKVIILRGTLPLGEGAGDGDTPETAIFIE; this is encoded by the exons ATGTCTGGCCCTTTGGTTCAGCCAGTTCATGGCATCGTCAAGGAGGAG CCCTTTAGTATATTGCCATATATTGATGAAAAGCCATGTTTGGATGCGATGAACATGACCTCTGTTGCCAATCGAGAGCGCTTAAATTTTCAACCTGGATCCAGCAGTCGAACGGCTGAAGTTGATGATACTGAATATTACACAATCTCTGGGACAAGGCCGTATTTTGATGTGATTCTTTCAAGAACACATGTCACTCCTCCATATCGATTG AACCTTCCCACTAGAATGGTGTCAGAGCTTCCTTCTAAGTTAGTCCCTATGGTTCTAACTTCCTGTGGCAAGACATGGGAGACGTTTTACCATGGACGAGGACGAGGCTCAACCAAAAGATTTGGCTGGAAAAGATTTGTAATTGATAATGATCTGAGAATGGGAGATTGCTGTTTCTTTGAGCTCATGGAGTGCAGCACGACGAAAATCGTATTCAAAGTTATCATCCTCAGAGGTACCCTGCCTTTGGGTGAAGGAGCTGGAGATGGTGACACTCCGGAGACTGCAATCTTCATTGAATAG
- the LOC113705225 gene encoding B3 domain-containing protein Os04g0386900, with protein sequence MSNQLVQPFLCAVKEEPFMTDSDTDEKPYVDLINSKSVPSGENSQLLSGSSSGMAEMDDIEYWTISGKKPYFDIILTKSHVGPRFQLFLPTTIVPALPSAMVPVVLTCCGKNWNTVYYGDRTGKRFGPSWKEFASDNELKTGDCCFFELMESTMAQIKFKVIILRGDLPVLRFAEGDGETPEKAIIIE encoded by the exons ATGTCTAATCAGCTGGTACAGCCGTTTCTTTGCGCTGTCAAGGAGGAG CCCTTTATGACAGACTCAGACACTGATGAGAAGCCATATGTAGACCTTATTAACTCAAAATCTGTGCCCAGTGGAGAGAACTCACAGCTTCTGTCTGGATCAAGTTCTGGAATGGCTGAAATGGATGATATTGAATATTGGACAATCTCTGGGAAGAAGCCGTATTTTGATATAATTCTAACAAAATCACATGTTGGTCCCAGATTTCAACTG TTCCTTCCAACCACAATTGTCCCAGCGCTTCCTTCTGCTATGGTCCCTGTGGTTCTGACTTGTTGTGGCAAGAATTGGAATACAGTCTATTATGGAGACAGGACAGGCAAAAGGTTTGGCCCCAGCTGGAAAGAATTTGCATCAGATAATGAGCTAAAGACTGGAGATTGTTGTTTCTTTGAGCTCATGGAGTCTACAATGGcacaaatcaagtttaaagttATTATTCTGAGAGGTGACCTGCCAGTCCTTCGTTTTGCTGAAGGAGATGGTGAGACCCCAGAGAAAGCGATCATCATTGAATAG